The Acomys russatus chromosome 3, mAcoRus1.1, whole genome shotgun sequence genome has a window encoding:
- the P2ry8 gene encoding P2Y purinoceptor 8 codes for MTTAAMTSLVGNVTSPGPDAETLRVLQSHALSVALPAVYAVATAVGVPGNLFSLWVLCRHIGPRSPSVIFMINLSVTDALLGAVLPFQIHYHCNRNHWVFGAGLCGAVTVGLYANMYVGALSVTCLGVDRFLGVSRPLTSSRWRRRRYALCACAASWTLVLAALSPLASADLTYDVSALGVITCFDVLRWSMFPGGRITWAAFLLGTFGLLFLAPFAITVACYTATIRVLLRDPGRVGAGASGTDVRRRAARLAAVVLVTFVTCFAPSHVTLLLHVVGRLFLGRGCYAAYKVALGLSCLSSCLDPVVYCFASREFQDRVRKYLPQKSRPPVSGHTCSLPGRAHRGWERVLSNTTLSVRSAEGVDGIEEGGIPRNRSESVL; via the exons ATGACCACAGCAGCGATGACGTCACTGGTCGGAAACGTGACATCACCGGGACCAGACGCAGAGACTCTGCGCGTGTTGCAAAGCCATGCATTGTCAGTGGCGCTTCCAGCCGTGTATGCAGTGGCGACAGCGGTGGGCGTGCCCGGGAACCTGTTCTCACTGTGGGTCCTGTGTCGTCACATCGGTCCTCGGTCGCCATCAGTCATCTTCATGATCAACCTGAGCGTGACGGACGCGCTGCTGGGGGCGGTCCTTCCGTTCCAGATCCACTATCACTGCAACCGGAACCACTGGGTGTTCGGAGCAGGGCTGTGCGGGGCTGTGACAGTCGGACTGTATGCAAACATGTACGTGGGCGCACTCAGCGTCACGTGCCTCGGCGTGGACCGCTTCCTGGGCGTTTCCCGCCCCCTCACATCCTCACGGTGGCGGCGGCGACGCTACGCCCTGTGCGCGTGCGCGGCCTCCTGGACCCTGGTCCTCGCCGCCCTGTCCCCACTCGCGTCCGCAGACCTCACCTATGATGTGAGCGCACTAGGCGTGATCACGTGCTTTGACGTGCTGCGCTGGAGCATGTTTCCAGGAGGGCGGATCACGTGGGCGGCGTTCCTGCTCGGCACCTTTGGGTTGCTCTTCCTGGCGCCCTTCGCCATCACCGTCGCCTGCTACACAGCTACGATCCGGGTCCTGCTTCGAGATCCAGGCC GTGTGGGGGCCGGGGCTTCCGGTACGGATGTCCGGCGCCGTGCAGCGCGCTTGGCGGCTGTTGTGTTGGTGACGTTTGTCACGTGCTTCGCGCCGAGTCACGTGACGCTGCTGCTGCACGTTGTGGGGCGGCTGTTCCTGGGCCGTGGATGTTACGCCGCCTACAAAGTGGCGCTTGGCCTGAGCTGCCTCAGCAGCTGCCTGGACCCCGTGGTCTACTGCTTCGCCTCACGAGAGTTCCAGGACCGCGTGCGCAAGTACCTTCCCCAAAAGTCCCGCCCACCCGTTTCCGGACACACCTGTAGCCTTCCCGGCCGCGCCCACCGGGGATGGGAGCGGGTGCTGTCAAACACCACATTGTCTGTTAGGTCGGCCGAGGGGGTCGATGGGATTGAGGAGGGCGGAATCCCGCGGAATCGGTCGGAGAGCGTGCTGTGA
- the Asmtl gene encoding probable bifunctional dTTP/UTP pyrophosphatase/methyltransferase protein, producing MALTPLRPLLKDRRVVLASASPRRREILGLTGLAFDVIPSRFEESRRSAASPCAGAYALDTAAGKALEVAGRVCQAVDGLILEKPADRQDAYRMLCRLSGKEHSVFTGVAVVACSGSDPKPEVQGFLEETRVTFSPLSEELIWEYIDSGEPMDKAGAYGIQALGGMLVERVDGDFLNVVGFPLNRFCRELGKILTGNSRPRTGNSEAQTGESLSQVNKTSPTWNSSGVPLSGLSAAPAVSQNPPVSN from the exons ATGGCGCTGACCCCGCTGCGTCCACTGCTGAAGGACAGGCGCGTGGTGCTGGCGAGCGCGTCCCCACGGCGGAGGGAAATCCTCGGGCTCACG GGCCTGGCGTTCGACGTCATTCCGTCGCGGTTCGAGGAGTCGCGGCGCTCAGCGGCCTCCCCCTGCGCCGGCGCCTACGCCCTGGACACCGCAGCGGGAAAGGCGCTGGAGGTGGCCGGCCGGGTGTGCCAG GCAGTTGATGGGCTGATCCTGGAGAAGCCAGCAGACAGGCAGGACGCATACCGGATGCTGTGCAG GCTGAGCGGGAAGGAACACAGCGTGTTCACAGGCGTCGCCGTGGTGGCCTGCTCAG GCAGTGACCCGAAACCGGAAGTGCAGGGCTTCCTCGAGGAGACCCGGGTGACCTTCTCCCCACTGTCTGAAGAGCTGATCTGGGAATATATTGACAGTGGGGAACCCAT GGACAAGGCCGGCGCCTATGGCATCCAGGCGCTGGGGGGGATGCTGGTGGAACGTGTGGACGGGGATTTCCTGAACGTTGTAGGCTTCCCACTCAACCGCTTCTGTCGGGAGCTCGGGAAGATTCTCACTGGAAACAGCAGGCCTAGGACAGGAAACAGTGAAGCACAGACTGGAGAAAGCTTGTCACAAGTAAACAAGACATCTCCAACGTGGAACAGCTCAGGAGTGCCCTTGTCTGGGCTCTCTGCAGCTCCTGCCGtttcccagaatcctcctgtGTCAAACTGA
- the LOC127209408 gene encoding interleukin-3 receptor subunit alpha-like isoform X2 codes for MAERSATGVSQSNWPSLSADCSPRRNHVTVTVLSLLAVGTGLTVLGTLLLCQRRALMKKLFPPIPHMKDPTADRAEPGELVTWTLAPEECEVTQVTEA; via the exons ATGGCAGAAAGATCAGCGACTGGAGTGAGCCAAAGCAATTGG CCCTCCCTCTCTGCAGACTGCAGCCCCAGGAGGAACCACGTGACTGTGACTGTCCTGTCGCTCCTGGCTGTGGGGACGGGGTTAACAGTGCTGGGGACACTGCTGCTTTGCCAGAG GCGGGCCCTGATGAAGAAGTTGTTCCCTCCCATTCCACACATGAAGGACCCCACAGCTGACAGAGCAGAGCCTGGGGAGCTG GTCACGTGGACCTTGGCGCCTGAGGAGTGTGAGGTGACACAGGTGACTGAGGCCTGA
- the LOC127209408 gene encoding uncharacterized protein LOC127209408 isoform X1 — MAERSATGVSQSNWPSLSADCSPRRNHVTVTVLSLLAVGTGLTVLGTLLLCQRRALMKKLFPPIPHMKDPTADRAEPGELVRVVLHGLGCGAWVRCSESDRWVSL, encoded by the exons ATGGCAGAAAGATCAGCGACTGGAGTGAGCCAAAGCAATTGG CCCTCCCTCTCTGCAGACTGCAGCCCCAGGAGGAACCACGTGACTGTGACTGTCCTGTCGCTCCTGGCTGTGGGGACGGGGTTAACAGTGCTGGGGACACTGCTGCTTTGCCAGAG GCGGGCCCTGATGAAGAAGTTGTTCCCTCCCATTCCACACATGAAGGACCCCACAGCTGACAGAGCAGAGCCTGGGGAGCTGGTGCGGGTCGTGTTACACGGGTTGGGTTGTGGGGCGTGGGTGCGCTGCTCTGAGAGTGACAGGTGGGTGTCCCTGTGA
- the LOC127208824 gene encoding granulocyte-macrophage colony-stimulating factor receptor subunit alpha-like isoform X2: MYRAIVAGDLHDDITSAPQAKGCSCQFQLMVLHHGVTLEVNGTVNHWPIHRKLYYVNAGVEGSGPQNVTCVIHDARFLMCSWGVGPAAPDDVQYFLHIRDSAGQVVTECPAYLGDHLHLGCSLEDLSLLPYTFYIIVTGSSQKAEVQFFDAKLNTKLIERLSPPDNVTVTCNTSHCEITWSQPQTWARLTFRDFRYEVDVQRQNTKPGSTNPMVRISREEQNRYIFPSPAPRLCHMVRVRAGDVRSDRWSNWSPLITFGCGEQGIPRLYLYLTVACVTLLCALGLGLVCRRYMKIQEVFPPIPEIKDKVTDNEQVNPKTLREDLLLQP; encoded by the exons ATGTACAGAGCCATTGTGGCCGGGGACCTGCATGATGACATCACATCCGCTCCACAGGCAAAAGGCTGCAGCTGCCAGTTCCAGCTAATGGTCCTGCACCACGGGGTCACGCTGGAGGTTAACGGAACCGTCAATCACTGGCCCATACACAGGAAACTGTACTACGTCAACGCTG GTGTGGAGGGCTCGGGCCCACAGAATGTGACATGCGTCATCCACGATGCACGTTTTCTGATGTGCAGCTGGGGCGTGGGGCCAGCGGCACCAGACGATGTCCAGTACTTCCTGCACATCAGGGACTCTGC GGGTCAGGTGGTGACGGAATGCCCTGCCTACCTGGGCGATCACCTGCATTTAGGCTGCAGCTTAGAGGACCTGTCCCTGCTGCCTTATACCTTCTACATCATCGTGACCGGAAGTAGCCAGAAGGCAGAAGTGCAGTTCTTTGATGCCAAGCTGAACACCAAGCTCATTG AGCGCCTCAGCCCTCCTGACAACGTAACTGTCACATGCAACACGTCACACTGTGAGATTACATGGTCACAGCCACAGACCTGGGCACGCCTGACTTTCCGAGATTTCCGGTATGAGGTGGATGTGCAGAGACAG AACACGAAGCCCGGAAGTACAAACCCGATG GTCCGCATTTCCAGGGAGGAACAGAACAGATACATCttcccaagccccgcccccaggctgTGTCACATGGTCCGCGTCCGTGCGGGTGACGTGCGCAGCGATCGCTGGAGCAACTGGAGCCCACTCATCACTTTTG GATGCGGGGAGCAAGGGATTCCCAGACTGTACCTGTACCTGACAGTCGCATGTGTCACCCTACTGTGTGCTCTGGGCCTCGGGCTCGTGTGCAGAAG GTACATGAAGATCCAGGAAGTGTTTCCTCCAATCCCGGAAATAAAGGACAAAGTGACTGATAACGAGCAAGTCAATCCCAAG ACCCTGAGGGAGGACTTACTGCTGCAGCCATAG
- the LOC127208824 gene encoding granulocyte-macrophage colony-stimulating factor receptor subunit alpha-like isoform X1, with protein sequence MYRAIVAGDLHDDITSAPQAKGCSCQFQLMVLHHGVTLEVNGTVNHWPIHRKLYYVNAGVEGSGPQNVTCVIHDARFLMCSWGVGPAAPDDVQYFLHIRDSAGQVVTECPAYLGDHLHLGCSLEDLSLLPYTFYIIVTGSSQKAEVQFFDAKLNTKLIERLSPPDNVTVTCNTSHCEITWSQPQTWARLTFRDFRYEVDVQRQNTKPGSTNPMVRISREEQNRYIFPSPAPRLCHMVRVRAGDVRSDRWSNWSPLITFGEVICSCSLPKPHPHASRGCVFDPLVVFCLPSVGCGEQGIPRLYLYLTVACVTLLCALGLGLVCRRYMKIQEVFPPIPEIKDKVTDNEQVNPKTLREDLLLQP encoded by the exons ATGTACAGAGCCATTGTGGCCGGGGACCTGCATGATGACATCACATCCGCTCCACAGGCAAAAGGCTGCAGCTGCCAGTTCCAGCTAATGGTCCTGCACCACGGGGTCACGCTGGAGGTTAACGGAACCGTCAATCACTGGCCCATACACAGGAAACTGTACTACGTCAACGCTG GTGTGGAGGGCTCGGGCCCACAGAATGTGACATGCGTCATCCACGATGCACGTTTTCTGATGTGCAGCTGGGGCGTGGGGCCAGCGGCACCAGACGATGTCCAGTACTTCCTGCACATCAGGGACTCTGC GGGTCAGGTGGTGACGGAATGCCCTGCCTACCTGGGCGATCACCTGCATTTAGGCTGCAGCTTAGAGGACCTGTCCCTGCTGCCTTATACCTTCTACATCATCGTGACCGGAAGTAGCCAGAAGGCAGAAGTGCAGTTCTTTGATGCCAAGCTGAACACCAAGCTCATTG AGCGCCTCAGCCCTCCTGACAACGTAACTGTCACATGCAACACGTCACACTGTGAGATTACATGGTCACAGCCACAGACCTGGGCACGCCTGACTTTCCGAGATTTCCGGTATGAGGTGGATGTGCAGAGACAG AACACGAAGCCCGGAAGTACAAACCCGATG GTCCGCATTTCCAGGGAGGAACAGAACAGATACATCttcccaagccccgcccccaggctgTGTCACATGGTCCGCGTCCGTGCGGGTGACGTGCGCAGCGATCGCTGGAGCAACTGGAGCCCACTCATCACTTTTGGTGAGGTCATCTGTTCCTGTTCACTTCCCAAGCCCCACCCACACGCTTCCCGTGGGTGTGTGTTTGACCCCCTGGTGgttttctgtcttccctctgtAGGATGCGGGGAGCAAGGGATTCCCAGACTGTACCTGTACCTGACAGTCGCATGTGTCACCCTACTGTGTGCTCTGGGCCTCGGGCTCGTGTGCAGAAG GTACATGAAGATCCAGGAAGTGTTTCCTCCAATCCCGGAAATAAAGGACAAAGTGACTGATAACGAGCAAGTCAATCCCAAG ACCCTGAGGGAGGACTTACTGCTGCAGCCATAG
- the Crlf2 gene encoding LOW QUALITY PROTEIN: cytokine receptor-like factor 2 (The sequence of the model RefSeq protein was modified relative to this genomic sequence to represent the inferred CDS: deleted 2 bases in 1 codon; substituted 1 base at 1 genomic stop codon) yields the protein MNVSIICYDRETMEVTWDPTTHLGTNLSLEFRXASTWAHPLPLTSSNRHVPTPSTCHFLCLPVPVPSHDALFSGSYPIRQQEPHPCPHYFLLGGFTSGCTFPARRDLLEVTIRKGRREVFKRTNKAWNYLKPRPLQNVTLHWLEDSVVVTCRPHPYSNLLYEVQHRSFVDPEWQTESATSCNVTVGGLDHERCYDFRVRATPQNFYYGLQARPSDWSHVIRWEAGQREGSCPYPAPPRPRPQPLPIVCGLAMLLTLLLLLLLLRLRRVKNVLMPCVPDPKGSFPGLFEKHHGNFQEWIADTQAIAPVPKLEVSAEDDDIILPQGKGAEPEGDVPAGFPELMHQDPRGGAQLSVGGFTFLTDDSAYMTL from the exons ATGAATGTCAGCATCATCTGCTACGACCGAGAGACCATGGAGGTCACGTGGGACCCTACCACCCACTTGGGGACCAACTTGAGCCTGGAGTTCCGGTGAGC CAGCACCTGGGCCCACCCGTTGCCACTCACTTCCAGTAACAGACACGTACCTACCCCTTCCACTTGccacttcctgtgtctgcctgtccCCGTCCCCTCCCATGATGCCTTGTTCTCTGGCAGTTATCCCATAAGGCAGCAGGAGCCGCATCCCTGTCCTCACTACTTCCTGCTTGGGGGATTCACTTCTGGGTGCACCTTCCCTGCAAGGCGAGATCTGTTGGAGGTCACCATCCGGAAAGGGAGGCGTGAGGTTTTCAAGCGGACAAACAAGGCATGGAACTACC TGAAGCCCCGCCCCCTGCAAAACGTCACGCTCCATTGGCTGGAGGACTCTGTCGTCGTCACGTGTCGCCCCCATCCTTACAGCAACCTCCTGTATGAGGTGCAGCACCGCAGCTTCGTGGACCCAGAGTGGCAG ACAGAGTCAGCGACCTCCTGCAACGTGACGGTTGGCGGGCTTGACCATGAACGCTGCTATGACTTCCGGGTCAGGGCGACGCCCCAGAATTTTTACTATGGACTCCAGGCGCGCCCAAGTGATTGGTCCCACGTGATCCGCTGGGAGGCAGGGCAGCGCGAAG GCTCCTGCCCGTACCCGGCGCCGCCCAGACCCAGACCCCAACCCCTCCCGATCGTCTGTGGCCTTGCGATGCTGCTGacactgctgctgctcctgttgctgctgcGGCTGCGAAG GGTAAAGAATGTCCTCATGCCATGCGTGCCTGATCCCAAAGGCTCCTTTCCCGGGCTGTTCGAGAAGCATCATGGGAATTTTCAG GAGTGGATCGCCGACACGCAGGCCATAGCCCCGGTGCCAAAGCTAGAAGTTAGCGCCGAGGACGATGACATCATCCTACCCCAAGGGAAAGGGGCGGAGCCTGAGGGTGATGTGCCCGCGGGGTTTCCCGAGCTCATGCACCAGGACCCGAGAGGCGGAGCCCAGTTGTCGGTGGGCGGGTTCACGTTCCTGACAGATGACAGCGCGTACATGACCTTGTGA